Proteins encoded by one window of Nitrincola iocasae:
- a CDS encoding cell division protein ZapA produces MTTARSVTVRLLDKEYTISCPDGAEAELLASADYLNDKMREIKNTGKIVGLERIAVMAALNMSHDLLKNKEHQRQSVDTHLRRIGSKIDNSLNTSNSGG; encoded by the coding sequence ATGACAACAGCCCGAAGCGTTACCGTCAGACTACTGGATAAAGAATACACTATCAGTTGCCCGGATGGCGCTGAAGCTGAGCTTTTGGCTTCGGCTGATTATCTCAATGATAAAATGCGTGAAATCAAAAATACCGGGAAGATCGTTGGGCTTGAGCGCATTGCGGTCATGGCTGCGCTGAACATGTCCCATGATTTGCTGAAAAACAAGGAGCATCAACGCCAGAGTGTTGATACTCACTTACGCCGCATTGGCAGTAAAATTGATAACTCATTAAACACATCCAACTCCGGTGGCTGA
- a CDS encoding TIGR02449 family protein, whose product MSEHLFNALEHKVDQLIARLNELEKENKRLRESEQRLKEERTQLMQLNTQTQSKIEAMISRLKSLEHGS is encoded by the coding sequence ATGAGCGAACATCTTTTTAATGCACTGGAACACAAGGTTGACCAGCTGATAGCTCGGCTCAACGAACTGGAAAAAGAAAACAAGCGTCTGCGCGAGTCAGAACAGCGCTTAAAGGAAGAGCGCACCCAGTTGATGCAACTGAATACGCAAACCCAAAGTAAAATTGAAGCAATGATTTCCCGATTGAAATCATTGGAGCACGGATCATGA
- a CDS encoding UPF0149 family protein, with amino-acid sequence MTSEKTLPDLPDFDAIADLMISEGALTLSPAELHGLMVGQLSAGARFDTDTLLRVLSELMNINQLVEEEGKLLFVSLYTITLAHLLDEDLGFQLLLPDDEQDISQRVDALSSWCSGFLAGFGMYLGELPMSEALKEGLQDFSEIAQVSTDPDELHDEDESGLLELQEYVRMAALYIFAECNPDVDPDPADKRKQLH; translated from the coding sequence ATGACTTCTGAAAAAACGCTACCTGACCTCCCTGATTTTGACGCCATCGCCGATCTGATGATCAGCGAAGGGGCGTTGACTCTATCTCCTGCTGAGTTGCATGGACTCATGGTTGGGCAGCTGTCAGCTGGTGCACGTTTTGATACAGATACGTTGCTGCGTGTGTTGTCTGAGTTGATGAATATCAACCAACTGGTAGAAGAAGAAGGTAAACTGCTCTTCGTCTCCCTTTACACTATTACGCTGGCGCATTTGCTGGACGAAGATCTCGGGTTTCAACTGCTGCTTCCAGATGATGAGCAGGACATAAGCCAGCGGGTGGATGCCCTGAGTAGCTGGTGTAGCGGGTTTCTGGCCGGTTTTGGTATGTATCTGGGTGAGTTACCTATGTCCGAAGCGCTGAAAGAGGGGCTGCAGGATTTTTCCGAGATTGCCCAGGTGTCTACAGACCCGGATGAACTGCATGATGAAGACGAATCCGGCCTGCTGGAGTTACAAGAATATGTCCGTATGGCGGCCTTGTATATTTTTGCTGAATGCAATCCGGATGTTGACCCTGATCCGGCGGATAAACGTAAGCAGCTACATTGA
- the pepP gene encoding Xaa-Pro aminopeptidase, with translation MKISIDQFSQRRKQLLQQLPENSIALIPAASMKVRNRDAEYAFRQDSDFYYLTGFNEPDALLVLIPGAAEGESILFCPPRDAAMEIWTGYRAGPEGCINDFGLDQAFNLDQLDEQMPTLINAKAVLCYAQGSHAGLDVKVTHWLNRLRAKIRLGFSLPEQTLLLDKYLHELRLFKSEAELQVMQQAAELSAQAHCRAMQLCQPGMMEYQLEAIIQQHCAMAGARFQAYSPIVGGGVNACILHYIDNDAELKDGDLVLIDAGCELDNYASDITRTFPVNGHFSEAQKALYQLVLDTQEACIDAIRPGRPWGDIHDLSVRLLTQGLLQLGLLQGDLDDLIKSEAYKPFYMHRIGHWLGMDVHDVGRYKDATGAWRPLQPGMVMTVEPGLYIAPDNQQVDPCWRGIGIRIEDDVVVTETGCQVLTAGVPKSIAEIEALMHSGDEQ, from the coding sequence ATGAAAATTTCGATTGATCAGTTCAGCCAACGACGTAAGCAGTTACTGCAGCAGTTGCCGGAAAACAGTATTGCGCTGATACCGGCTGCCAGCATGAAGGTTCGTAACCGCGATGCCGAATATGCTTTTCGACAGGATAGCGACTTTTATTACCTGACCGGATTTAATGAGCCAGATGCCTTGTTGGTATTGATACCCGGTGCGGCTGAGGGTGAGTCGATTTTGTTTTGCCCACCGCGCGATGCGGCCATGGAAATCTGGACCGGTTATCGTGCGGGTCCAGAGGGGTGTATTAATGACTTTGGTCTGGATCAGGCATTTAATCTGGATCAATTGGATGAGCAGATGCCGACGCTGATTAATGCTAAGGCTGTGCTGTGTTATGCCCAGGGGAGTCATGCTGGGCTGGATGTAAAAGTAACTCACTGGCTGAACAGGTTACGGGCGAAAATCAGATTAGGATTCAGTCTGCCAGAGCAAACCCTGTTGTTGGATAAGTACTTGCATGAGTTGCGCTTGTTTAAGTCGGAAGCAGAGCTGCAAGTAATGCAGCAAGCGGCTGAATTGTCGGCTCAGGCGCATTGCCGAGCCATGCAGCTGTGTCAGCCGGGGATGATGGAATATCAGCTGGAAGCGATTATTCAACAGCATTGTGCTATGGCGGGTGCACGTTTTCAGGCTTATTCCCCGATAGTGGGTGGCGGTGTGAATGCCTGTATTCTGCACTATATTGATAATGATGCCGAGCTCAAGGATGGTGATCTGGTATTAATCGATGCGGGTTGCGAGCTGGATAATTATGCCAGTGATATCACCCGGACCTTTCCGGTGAATGGCCATTTCAGTGAGGCACAGAAAGCGCTCTATCAGTTGGTGCTGGATACACAGGAAGCTTGCATTGATGCCATCCGGCCAGGCCGTCCCTGGGGCGATATTCACGACTTGTCGGTGAGGTTGCTGACGCAGGGTCTGCTGCAACTGGGCTTGTTGCAAGGTGATCTCGATGATTTGATTAAATCAGAAGCCTACAAACCGTTTTATATGCATCGTATCGGCCATTGGCTGGGTATGGATGTGCACGATGTCGGGCGCTATAAAGATGCTACTGGCGCCTGGCGGCCATTGCAGCCAGGTATGGTGATGACGGTTGAGCCAGGGTTGTATATTGCCCCTGATAATCAACAGGTCGATCCCTGTTGGCGCGGCATAGGCATACGGATTGAAGATGATGTGGTGGTGACTGAAACTGGCTGTCAGGTGTTGACTGCCGGGGTGCCTAAGTCAATCGCTGAGATCGAGGCGCTGATGCACAGCGGAGACGAGCAATGA
- the ubiH gene encoding 2-octaprenyl-6-methoxyphenyl hydroxylase, whose amino-acid sequence MIKHYDLVIAGGGMVGASLACALLPVAQALQLKIALVELQPLPPPDESRFQPSYDARSTALAYGARSFYQATGVWQRLQEHLTPIEHIHVSDRGHFGATRLHAADEQVPALGYVVENHWLGQVLLDHIRKDRSGCLDFICPAEIESFTPGEGCSLLSVKTPDAQLQLQAELAVIADGGRSGLREALGISCEEHHYDQHALVANISLDRPHQQVAYERFTDSGPMALLPGETLDGEFRCGLVWTLPDEDVADVLALDDVAFLQQLQQTFGYRAGRFMRVGERYSYPLKLTLAQEQVRAGLVVLGNAAHALHPIAGQGYNLALRGVTDLAENLIASRQMGISLGDLARLQTYEQQRKADQLRTIGFSDKTMRLFSNPNPILSLGRSLGLQFLDICPLGKTLFARAAMGLNSPALQLPR is encoded by the coding sequence ATGATAAAACATTATGACTTGGTGATTGCGGGTGGCGGCATGGTGGGGGCCAGTCTGGCCTGCGCTTTGCTGCCAGTTGCCCAGGCGTTGCAACTAAAAATCGCCCTGGTTGAACTGCAGCCCTTGCCGCCGCCAGATGAAAGCCGCTTTCAGCCCAGTTATGATGCGCGTTCCACAGCCCTGGCGTATGGTGCGCGTTCGTTTTATCAAGCCACCGGGGTGTGGCAACGTTTACAAGAGCATCTGACACCCATTGAGCATATTCATGTCTCTGACCGCGGGCATTTCGGTGCTACACGTCTGCATGCCGCTGATGAGCAGGTGCCGGCCTTGGGTTACGTAGTTGAAAATCACTGGCTGGGTCAGGTGTTGCTGGATCATATTCGTAAGGATCGTTCAGGCTGTCTGGATTTTATTTGTCCGGCTGAGATTGAATCCTTCACGCCGGGTGAGGGTTGTAGCCTTCTGAGTGTGAAGACTCCGGACGCCCAGTTGCAGTTGCAGGCAGAGCTTGCAGTAATTGCTGATGGCGGTCGTTCAGGCTTGCGTGAGGCGCTGGGAATCTCCTGTGAAGAACACCACTATGATCAGCATGCCCTGGTTGCCAATATCAGCCTTGATCGCCCGCATCAGCAGGTAGCCTATGAACGTTTCACTGACTCGGGTCCGATGGCGCTGTTACCGGGTGAAACTCTGGATGGTGAGTTTCGTTGTGGCCTGGTTTGGACGCTGCCAGATGAGGATGTTGCTGATGTGTTGGCGCTGGATGATGTGGCATTTTTGCAGCAGTTGCAGCAGACATTTGGCTACCGTGCCGGGCGCTTTATGCGGGTTGGTGAGCGTTACAGCTACCCCCTTAAACTGACCTTGGCACAGGAGCAGGTGCGTGCGGGGCTGGTGGTGCTGGGTAATGCGGCGCACGCTTTGCATCCGATTGCGGGTCAGGGTTATAACCTGGCCCTGCGGGGTGTTACCGACTTGGCTGAAAATCTGATTGCTTCGCGGCAGATGGGTATTTCGTTGGGTGATCTGGCCCGTTTGCAGACCTATGAACAGCAGCGTAAGGCTGATCAGTTGCGCACCATTGGCTTCAGCGATAAAACCATGCGTTTGTTTTCTAATCCCAACCCGATATTAAGTCTGGGTCGCTCATTGGGGTTACAGTTCCTTGATATTTGTCCGTTGGGTAAAACTCTGTTTGCCCGTGCCGCCATGGGGTTGAATTCACCAGCTTTACAGCTTCCCCGATAG
- a CDS encoding UbiH/UbiF/VisC/COQ6 family ubiquinone biosynthesis hydroxylase, producing the protein MQQPEKSSTDVVINGAGMVGAALACLLASAGMRVLVLEPRKETPQQLLDVLPELQAQGYDARVSALTLASQALLTHIGAWPTMAATRAAAYQGMEVWDGLGSGHVHFSAAELHEPYLGHIVENRVTLAALYQCLLMQSGIEVRNAVQMTALSAPDAQGGRWLTLSDGESLYAPLLIGADGAESPTRQLAGIPATAWDYGHHALVTTVTTETSHQWQCWQRFTEDGPLAFLPLASATADRASIVWSTSPAHARALLAMDDQAFCEALSRASDTRLGRVLTAEPRQAINLRQRHAHSYVVPGVVLAGDAAHTIHPLAGQGVNLGFLDVAALAEVLMEAHAQGELLGSLSVLRRYQRLRRSDNLRMSATMEMFRRLFGERPAPVRLLRSSGMNLVNHLSPLKNHLAMLAMGLHSDLPRLAQRDNSAA; encoded by the coding sequence ATGCAGCAGCCTGAAAAAAGTAGTACCGATGTAGTGATTAACGGTGCAGGCATGGTCGGTGCCGCCTTAGCATGCTTGTTGGCAAGCGCAGGTATGCGCGTCCTGGTGCTCGAACCGCGCAAAGAAACCCCGCAGCAGTTGCTTGATGTATTGCCTGAACTACAGGCGCAAGGCTACGATGCTCGTGTAAGTGCGCTGACACTGGCTTCTCAGGCGCTACTAACCCATATCGGTGCCTGGCCGACCATGGCAGCGACAAGAGCGGCGGCTTACCAGGGTATGGAAGTCTGGGATGGTTTGGGAAGCGGACATGTTCATTTCAGTGCGGCTGAGCTGCACGAGCCTTACTTGGGTCATATTGTTGAAAATCGGGTCACGCTGGCAGCGCTGTATCAGTGTTTGCTGATGCAATCTGGTATTGAAGTACGTAATGCTGTCCAAATGACCGCACTGTCGGCACCGGATGCACAGGGTGGACGCTGGCTGACGCTGTCTGATGGCGAGTCACTGTACGCGCCTTTGCTTATTGGGGCTGACGGTGCAGAGTCACCTACCCGGCAGTTGGCAGGCATTCCGGCAACGGCCTGGGATTATGGCCATCATGCCCTGGTTACTACAGTGACCACTGAGACTTCACATCAGTGGCAATGCTGGCAACGCTTTACTGAGGATGGCCCCTTGGCTTTTCTGCCCTTGGCATCAGCGACGGCTGACCGTGCTTCGATTGTCTGGTCGACGTCTCCTGCACATGCGCGTGCGTTGCTGGCGATGGATGATCAGGCCTTTTGTGAAGCACTTAGCCGGGCGTCTGATACTCGCCTGGGACGCGTGCTGACGGCTGAGCCGCGTCAGGCGATCAATCTGCGCCAGCGTCATGCGCATAGCTATGTTGTCCCGGGCGTGGTGTTGGCGGGTGATGCCGCGCATACCATTCATCCGTTGGCCGGACAGGGTGTCAATCTGGGTTTTCTGGATGTGGCTGCACTGGCTGAAGTATTAATGGAAGCTCATGCCCAGGGAGAGCTGCTGGGTAGTTTGAGTGTATTGCGTCGTTACCAGCGTTTGCGGCGCAGTGATAATCTGCGCATGTCTGCCACCATGGAAATGTTTCGGCGCTTATTTGGTGAACGACCGGCACCGGTGCGCTTGTTGCGCAGTAGTGGTATGAATCTGGTTAATCATTTGTCTCCATTGAAAAATCATCTGGCGATGTTGGCGATGGGACTGCACTCGGACCTGCCTCGTTTGGCGCAGCGCGATAATTCCGCCGCGTAA
- the gcvT gene encoding glycine cleavage system aminomethyltransferase GcvT: MGNKTVLYNQHLAMGAKIVDFGGWDMPLHYGSQVEEHHRVRRDSGMFDVSHMTVVDITGSDARDYLRRLLTNDVARLKLKGKALYSAMLNEQGGVVDDLIVYLMTDPGVSGEWFRVVVNCGTREKDLRWMSDQVMKMDVALTEQPDLAMIAIQGPQALSRVKTVVSEFRGKLIDALKVFQGQESEGWFIARTGYTGEDGLEIMLPEDEAETFWQALAEAGVSPCGLGARDTLRLEAGMNLYGQDMDENVSPLVSNMAWVVAWEPEERWFVGRDPLAAELAAGPSSQLVGLALEEGKGVLRKGQTVLTAGNAEGSITSGGFSPTLGYAVALARIPVDTSGEAEVEMRGKRVKVRVVKPPFVRQGQKVYS, encoded by the coding sequence ATGGGCAATAAAACCGTTCTTTATAATCAACACCTCGCCATGGGTGCCAAAATCGTCGACTTTGGTGGTTGGGATATGCCCCTGCATTACGGCTCCCAGGTTGAAGAACACCATCGGGTGCGCCGTGATTCCGGTATGTTTGATGTGTCGCACATGACGGTGGTGGATATCACCGGTTCTGATGCACGGGACTACCTGCGCCGTCTGCTGACTAATGATGTCGCGCGGCTAAAACTCAAAGGTAAAGCCCTTTACTCCGCTATGTTGAATGAGCAGGGTGGTGTAGTTGATGATCTGATCGTGTATTTGATGACCGATCCGGGTGTGTCTGGCGAGTGGTTTCGCGTTGTTGTTAACTGCGGAACGCGGGAAAAAGATCTGCGCTGGATGTCTGACCAGGTGATGAAAATGGATGTCGCCCTGACAGAGCAGCCAGACCTGGCGATGATTGCTATTCAGGGGCCACAGGCATTGTCTCGGGTTAAAACAGTTGTCAGTGAGTTCCGCGGCAAGTTGATTGATGCCCTAAAAGTATTTCAGGGGCAGGAATCAGAAGGCTGGTTTATCGCTCGTACCGGATATACCGGTGAAGATGGCCTGGAGATCATGCTGCCTGAGGATGAAGCAGAAACCTTCTGGCAAGCTTTGGCTGAGGCGGGTGTGTCTCCCTGTGGCTTGGGAGCGCGTGATACCCTGCGCCTTGAAGCAGGTATGAACCTGTATGGCCAGGATATGGATGAAAACGTGAGCCCGCTGGTTTCCAATATGGCATGGGTTGTCGCCTGGGAGCCCGAAGAACGCTGGTTTGTTGGCCGTGATCCCTTGGCTGCAGAACTGGCAGCCGGTCCGTCCAGTCAGCTTGTCGGCCTGGCCTTGGAAGAAGGTAAAGGTGTGTTACGAAAGGGTCAGACCGTACTAACGGCTGGCAATGCTGAAGGCAGTATTACTAGTGGTGGTTTTTCACCAACGCTGGGCTATGCTGTAGCTTTAGCAAGAATACCCGTAGATACATCCGGTGAAGCCGAGGTGGAAATGCGTGGGAAACGGGTCAAAGTGCGCGTTGTCAAGCCGCCCTTTGTTCGTCAGGGTCAAAAAGTCTATTCCTGA
- the gcvH gene encoding glycine cleavage system protein GcvH, translating into MSNIPNELSYVASHEWIRDEGDGTVTIGITDHAQDLLGDVVFVELPEVGDQVSAGDDIGVVESVKAASDVYAPLTGEVVAVNEDLEDAPELVNSDPYGDGWFIRLRLTDVEELTDLLDADGYAEHCEAES; encoded by the coding sequence ATGAGCAATATTCCAAACGAACTCAGCTACGTTGCCAGTCATGAATGGATCCGCGATGAAGGTGATGGCACAGTCACCATCGGTATTACGGATCATGCCCAGGATTTGCTCGGTGATGTGGTTTTTGTTGAGCTGCCCGAGGTGGGTGATCAGGTTTCAGCCGGTGATGATATCGGTGTTGTTGAGTCGGTAAAGGCCGCGTCTGATGTCTATGCGCCGCTGACGGGCGAAGTGGTCGCCGTGAACGAGGATCTTGAAGATGCTCCGGAACTGGTTAATAGCGATCCTTATGGCGATGGCTGGTTTATACGCTTGCGTCTGACTGATGTCGAAGAGCTTACAGATCTGTTAGAT